In a genomic window of Acidobacteriota bacterium:
- a CDS encoding GWxTD domain-containing protein, with protein MQSYFQQTKREAPESRRDNSQRSSTRWLLSTARIAMLIGWAMFLGGQYLLAPLHAQEKQGEAKDLVGQSEAKGMSDKDRQRARESLEKELASAFKKWLNEDVGYIITDEERKVFLTLANDEEREQFIEQFWLRRSPDPEALTNDYKEEHYRRIAYANQHYASGIPGWKSDRGRMYIMYGPPDEVEAHPSGGHYERPMEEGGGSTSTFPFEVWRYRYIEGIGQNVELEYVDPTMTGEYRFTIDPAEKDALLYVPGAGLSQMEEMGLSSKVDRFTRTDGTRMPKRMIDSSPGAGYATSTRYGGQFDRLALMANINRPPAIKFKDLEEAISTNIRFNVLPFQVRTDFVKITDSSVLSAFTIGLLNKDLAFNNSTGVQKAVVNIFGRITTLTRRVVQTFEDTIALDIPESLLEQSLEKKSIYWKSIPLRPGLYRLSLALKDVNSGNLGTLEMRLEVPLFKEDEFSVSSLILADQLEKVPTKRIGIGQFVIGDSKVRPAVGETFKREQRLGVYMQVYNIKPDISGARPAATIKYQLLKGDKAVFESTENAADLPNSSPSQVNIEKLMPLTSLEPGKYKLKVTVTDTNTNQSISPAADFTIE; from the coding sequence ATGCAGTCCTATTTTCAACAGACCAAACGGGAGGCCCCTGAAAGCCGTCGGGACAACTCGCAGCGCAGCTCGACGCGGTGGCTGTTATCGACTGCGCGAATCGCCATGCTGATTGGCTGGGCGATGTTCCTGGGAGGCCAGTATTTATTGGCTCCGCTGCATGCTCAAGAGAAGCAGGGCGAGGCCAAGGACCTGGTCGGACAGAGCGAAGCCAAGGGCATGAGCGACAAGGATCGCCAGCGCGCCCGCGAGTCGCTTGAAAAAGAATTGGCCTCGGCCTTCAAGAAGTGGCTCAACGAAGACGTCGGCTACATCATCACCGACGAAGAGCGCAAGGTCTTCCTGACCCTGGCCAATGACGAGGAGCGCGAGCAGTTCATCGAGCAGTTCTGGCTGCGCCGCAGCCCCGATCCCGAGGCACTCACCAACGATTACAAGGAAGAGCATTACCGGCGCATCGCCTACGCCAATCAGCATTACGCCAGCGGCATCCCCGGCTGGAAGAGTGATCGCGGGCGCATGTACATCATGTACGGACCACCGGACGAAGTGGAAGCGCATCCTTCCGGCGGGCACTACGAAAGGCCTATGGAAGAAGGCGGCGGATCAACTTCCACGTTCCCGTTTGAAGTCTGGCGCTATCGCTACATCGAAGGCATCGGCCAGAACGTGGAGCTTGAGTACGTCGATCCAACCATGACTGGCGAGTATCGTTTCACCATCGACCCGGCGGAGAAGGACGCGCTACTCTACGTGCCCGGTGCCGGCCTGTCGCAGATGGAAGAGATGGGCCTGTCGTCGAAGGTGGACCGCTTCACGCGCACCGACGGCACGCGCATGCCCAAGCGCATGATTGACTCCAGCCCCGGCGCGGGCTACGCGACCTCGACGCGCTACGGCGGACAGTTTGATCGTCTGGCGCTGATGGCCAATATCAACAGGCCTCCGGCGATCAAGTTCAAGGATTTGGAAGAGGCCATCTCGACCAACATCCGCTTCAACGTGCTGCCGTTTCAGGTGCGCACCGACTTCGTGAAGATCACCGATAGTTCGGTGCTCTCGGCGTTCACGATTGGTCTGCTCAACAAGGACCTGGCGTTCAATAACTCCACCGGCGTGCAGAAGGCCGTGGTGAACATCTTCGGGCGCATCACCACGCTGACGCGCCGTGTAGTCCAGACATTTGAAGACACCATCGCGCTGGACATCCCGGAATCATTGCTCGAACAGTCGCTCGAAAAGAAGTCCATCTACTGGAAGTCCATCCCGTTGCGCCCGGGCCTCTATCGCCTGAGCCTGGCGCTGAAGGACGTGAACAGCGGCAACCTCGGCACATTGGAGATGCGGCTGGAAGTTCCCTTGTTCAAGGAAGACGAGTTCTCGGTCAGCTCGTTGATCCTCGCGGATCAACTGGAGAAAGTGCCCACCAAGCGCATCGGCATCGGCCAGTTCGTGATCGGTGATTCCAAAGTCCGTCCGGCGGTGGGCGAGACATTCAAGCGTGAGCAACGTCTGGGCGTCTACATGCAGGTCTATAACATCAAGCCGGACATCAGCGGCGCGCGCCCCGCGGCAACCATCAAGTATCAATTGCTGAAGGGCGACAAGGCGGTCTTTGAATCCACGGAGAACGCCGCCGACCTGCCCAACTCCTCACCCAGTCAGGTAAACATCGAAAAACTCATGCCGCTCACATCGCTCGAGCCTGGCAAATACAAACTCAAAGTAACGGTAACCGACACCAACACCAACCAGTCCATTTCGCCCGCGGCCGATTTCACGATCGAATAG
- a CDS encoding carboxypeptidase regulatory-like domain-containing protein gives MSLHYFARVFRAQTKVASLLALLAVAPASAMAAGGVEATEFGIIAGKITDRRGAAQAGVPVSILSPGGRVVARATTQTTGRFSVPKLAPGIYSAEVVSPSFLPYLKTAIAVKAGGLALLDISLYKLAESVEFSIPSSIEQASEDWKWVLRAQHPTRPVLRFQQNGPDRSVAVSNGEAASIDPRERALHGTVKLLAGDDRAGFGHDSGLQTSFDMDYQLGANQSLGLTGSAGIKQGTPATSLHISWDRQDGDRATTHITATARQLFLPREYWVSQFGPDAPSGERVQSVTFGYAQERQITNAITAEFGSLLDSFSLNGQTFQLSPYGRVVYATPSGGLLTVSYAGIGPRAIPSGWDTQKQAAEQWLAIPQISAGVDGTPVMESGRHAEASWEQHWIDPVFATQMRTEASFFLDSLEDAALTIAFPRKASGAEVLPSGMLRDPFSNRQFISAGNYRSAGARAAISTEISPGVALIAAYSYAGSMVASTEAPVIESAQQLREVLRMQRSHSVALKIDSTMPGLRTHVITSYRWLPERAITVADPYNRGIGQADPYLSVYILQPLPSPNILQGQFEAIADFTNLLADGYLSVRSASGIQGTLFPAARAFRGGFNFVF, from the coding sequence GTGAGCTTGCACTATTTCGCGCGCGTGTTCCGTGCCCAGACAAAAGTAGCGTCATTGCTGGCGCTATTGGCGGTGGCTCCAGCAAGTGCGATGGCCGCCGGCGGCGTTGAGGCCACGGAGTTTGGCATCATCGCGGGCAAGATCACGGATCGTCGGGGCGCGGCACAGGCCGGGGTTCCCGTGAGCATCCTCTCGCCTGGGGGACGCGTCGTAGCGCGCGCCACCACGCAGACCACCGGCCGCTTCAGCGTGCCGAAACTTGCACCCGGCATCTACTCGGCGGAAGTAGTCAGTCCCAGTTTTCTTCCCTACCTCAAGACGGCCATCGCGGTAAAAGCAGGTGGTCTGGCGCTGCTCGACATCAGCCTGTACAAGCTGGCCGAGTCGGTGGAGTTTTCGATCCCCAGCAGCATCGAGCAGGCCAGCGAAGATTGGAAGTGGGTTCTGCGTGCGCAGCATCCGACGCGGCCCGTGTTGCGATTCCAACAGAATGGACCAGACCGGTCCGTCGCAGTCAGCAATGGCGAAGCCGCCTCGATTGATCCGCGCGAGCGCGCGTTGCATGGCACCGTGAAACTTCTGGCGGGCGACGATAGAGCGGGCTTCGGCCATGACTCTGGCCTGCAAACATCGTTCGATATGGATTATCAGCTCGGCGCAAACCAGTCGCTGGGCCTCACCGGCTCGGCGGGTATCAAGCAGGGCACGCCCGCCACCAGTCTGCATATTTCCTGGGACCGTCAGGATGGCGACCGCGCGACCACGCATATCACGGCCACGGCCCGCCAGCTTTTCCTGCCACGTGAATACTGGGTCAGCCAGTTTGGCCCCGACGCGCCCAGCGGCGAGAGAGTGCAGTCCGTCACATTTGGCTACGCGCAGGAGCGCCAGATTACGAACGCTATCACCGCCGAGTTCGGCTCGCTGCTGGACTCCTTCAGCCTCAATGGACAGACCTTCCAGTTGAGCCCGTACGGACGAGTCGTATATGCAACGCCGTCCGGCGGACTGCTCACCGTTTCCTACGCGGGGATTGGCCCGCGCGCAATTCCTTCCGGATGGGATACGCAGAAGCAGGCGGCGGAGCAGTGGCTGGCTATTCCGCAGATCAGCGCGGGGGTAGACGGAACGCCCGTCATGGAATCCGGTCGGCACGCAGAAGCAAGTTGGGAGCAACATTGGATCGATCCAGTGTTCGCCACACAAATGCGGACAGAGGCTTCCTTCTTCCTTGATTCTCTAGAAGACGCGGCGTTGACCATCGCCTTCCCGCGCAAAGCTTCCGGCGCAGAGGTCCTCCCCTCGGGAATGCTGCGTGATCCATTCTCCAATCGCCAATTCATCAGCGCGGGCAACTACCGCTCGGCGGGTGCGCGGGCCGCAATCTCCACGGAGATCAGCCCTGGCGTGGCCCTGATTGCCGCGTATAGCTACGCCGGATCAATGGTTGCCTCCACCGAGGCCCCGGTCATCGAAAGCGCGCAGCAGCTTCGGGAAGTTTTGCGCATGCAGCGCAGTCACTCCGTGGCATTGAAGATCGACTCGACGATGCCGGGATTACGCACCCACGTGATCACTTCCTATCGCTGGTTGCCCGAGCGCGCCATAACTGTCGCCGATCCCTATAATCGCGGCATCGGTCAGGCCGATCCCTATCTTAGTGTCTATATCCTGCAGCCTCTTCCCTCCCCCAATATCCTCCAAGGCCAGTTTGAGGCCATCGCTGACTTCACTAACCTGCTAGCCGATGGCTATCTGTCGGTGCGCTCAGCGAGTGGAATTCAGGGAACTTTGTTCCCTGCGGCCAGAGCCTTCCGCGGCGGCTTTAATTTCGTATTCTAG
- a CDS encoding sigma-54-dependent Fis family transcriptional regulator — MPESRGSLLVIDDEPQLRESLEELLSSEGYLVDSAANGEEGLGRIEKRVYDLVLLDAALPDQSGIDVLQKIRASNPALAVVMITAYGSVERAVEAIHHGANNYITKPWDNERLLAEISILVRQQRLTEENRELKRTLKQRYAFTEIIGKSEAMRKVLELVGQVAPARATVLIQGESGTGKELIAKAIHANSTRMDKLFVPVNTGSLPVDLLESILFGHVRGAFTSAVASKKGLFELADHGTLFFDEIGTVGVETQTKLLRVLQEREFMPLGSNETIHVDVRVVTATNVDLQRMVEDGKFREDLFYRLNVITITLPPLRARREDVPLLAEHFFRKFCAENSKPPRHFSQEALRLLLDYDWPGNVRELENAVERAVILSPGEEVGPEMLPEAILKTGKKLWRLLPTLGGSPQASLFEIMDECERRIILEMLDRTKGNQTEASERFQIPLSTLNQKIKRLSIEVNKKKRESNGN; from the coding sequence ATGCCTGAATCGCGTGGGTCGTTGCTGGTGATTGACGATGAGCCACAGCTTCGCGAAAGCCTTGAGGAACTGCTCTCGAGCGAGGGCTATCTGGTCGATAGCGCCGCGAACGGCGAAGAGGGGCTGGGGCGGATCGAAAAGCGTGTCTACGATCTGGTTCTGCTCGATGCCGCGCTGCCCGATCAAAGCGGAATTGATGTGCTGCAAAAGATTCGCGCCAGCAACCCCGCGCTGGCCGTGGTGATGATCACCGCCTATGGCTCGGTCGAGCGCGCCGTCGAGGCCATCCACCACGGCGCCAACAATTACATCACCAAGCCCTGGGACAATGAACGGCTGCTCGCCGAGATATCCATACTGGTCCGGCAGCAGCGGCTCACTGAAGAGAATCGTGAGCTGAAGCGCACGCTGAAGCAGCGCTACGCGTTTACAGAAATCATCGGCAAGAGCGAAGCCATGCGCAAAGTGCTGGAGCTGGTGGGTCAGGTGGCCCCCGCACGCGCCACTGTGCTAATCCAGGGCGAGAGTGGCACCGGCAAGGAACTGATCGCCAAAGCCATTCACGCCAACAGCACGCGCATGGACAAACTCTTCGTTCCCGTCAACACCGGCAGCCTGCCCGTGGACCTGCTGGAGAGCATCCTGTTCGGGCATGTCCGCGGCGCGTTCACCAGCGCGGTGGCCTCCAAAAAAGGACTGTTCGAGCTGGCCGATCACGGCACGCTATTCTTTGACGAGATTGGAACAGTCGGCGTCGAAACCCAAACCAAACTTCTGCGCGTTCTGCAGGAACGCGAGTTCATGCCACTCGGCAGCAACGAAACGATTCACGTGGACGTACGCGTGGTAACCGCCACCAACGTGGACTTGCAACGCATGGTGGAGGATGGCAAGTTCCGCGAGGATCTTTTTTACCGGTTGAACGTGATCACGATTACCCTGCCCCCGCTGCGCGCGCGCCGTGAGGATGTGCCCCTGCTGGCGGAGCACTTCTTCCGCAAGTTCTGCGCGGAAAACAGCAAACCTCCGCGACACTTTTCTCAGGAAGCTCTGCGCCTGCTGCTCGATTATGATTGGCCAGGAAATGTGCGCGAGTTGGAAAATGCCGTCGAGCGCGCCGTCATTCTTTCACCGGGCGAGGAAGTCGGCCCGGAGATGCTCCCCGAGGCCATCCTCAAAACCGGAAAAAAACTGTGGCGACTGCTGCCCACTCTGGGAGGCAGCCCGCAGGCTTCGCTGTTTGAGATCATGGACGAGTGCGAGCGCCGCATCATCCTGGAAATGCTCGACCGCACCAAGGGCAATCAGACAGAGGCCTCCGAGCGGTTTCAGATTCCCTTGTCCACGCTGAATCAGAAAATTAAACGTCTCAGCATTGAAGTGAATAAGAAGAAGCGCGAGAGCAATGGCAATTAG
- a CDS encoding benzoate-CoA ligase family protein, with protein sequence MPSNAPTDVIPVVDIPTTLNIASYFIDSNIEQGRGGTIAIYEEGRTTTYEQLAEAMNRAGNALRTLGVEQENRVLLAIPDSVEFVAVFFGAAKIGAIPIPVNTAAKPEDLLYFLNDSGARVLVVQDDLWPDLQPLLAQAPSLLHVLVMPSVPAQSQMVTTVPPMKAHYGFHRLSEALAAASPALAAEPTSKDDMAFFLYTSGSTGGPKGAVHLHHDMIVSTELYARNILKISAQDIFFSASKLFFAYGLGNGSYFAFAVGASVVYNPHRPKPETILEYIEKFRPTLFFSVPTLYAAMLQVPPKPDTQRNLSSVRYGVSAGEALPDELFHRFKERFSVEILDGIGSTEMLHIFISNRPGDIRPGTSGRIVPGYEARIVDEAGNALAPGDIGNLWVSGDSAAAFYWRKHGKSKATMVGEWLVTGDKYYVDPDGYFCYCGRADDMLKCSGQWVSPVEVENAIIAHPSVLESAIVGQADEDELVKPKVFIVLKNGATAPNEDDLRTFLKGKLAGYKIPRWVEIVPELPKTATGKIQRFKLRS encoded by the coding sequence ATGCCTTCAAATGCTCCAACGGATGTGATCCCCGTGGTGGACATTCCCACCACGCTGAATATCGCCAGCTATTTCATCGACAGCAATATTGAGCAGGGACGCGGCGGCACAATTGCCATCTATGAGGAGGGCCGCACCACCACCTACGAGCAGCTTGCCGAGGCCATGAATCGTGCGGGCAACGCGCTGCGCACCTTGGGTGTGGAGCAGGAAAATCGTGTGCTCCTGGCCATACCGGACTCAGTTGAGTTCGTCGCTGTATTCTTTGGCGCCGCTAAGATCGGCGCCATCCCCATTCCAGTTAATACGGCGGCCAAGCCGGAAGACCTGCTCTATTTTCTCAACGACAGCGGCGCGCGCGTATTAGTGGTCCAGGATGACCTCTGGCCCGATCTTCAGCCTTTGCTGGCGCAGGCACCAAGCCTGTTGCATGTTCTGGTCATGCCGTCGGTGCCTGCCCAGTCGCAGATGGTAACGACCGTGCCGCCAATGAAAGCGCACTACGGATTTCATCGCCTGAGCGAGGCGCTGGCCGCCGCCTCTCCCGCGCTTGCCGCTGAACCCACTTCCAAAGACGACATGGCGTTTTTCCTCTACACTTCCGGCAGCACCGGAGGGCCGAAGGGCGCCGTGCATCTGCACCATGACATGATTGTCTCCACCGAGCTATACGCGCGCAATATCCTGAAAATTTCAGCCCAGGATATTTTCTTCTCCGCCAGCAAGCTGTTCTTCGCCTATGGCCTGGGCAATGGTTCCTACTTTGCGTTCGCCGTCGGCGCGTCGGTGGTCTACAATCCACACCGCCCCAAGCCCGAGACCATTCTGGAATACATCGAGAAGTTTCGGCCGACGCTTTTTTTCAGCGTTCCAACGCTCTACGCCGCGATGCTTCAGGTGCCCCCAAAACCAGACACCCAGCGGAACCTCTCCAGCGTGCGCTACGGAGTGTCGGCGGGGGAGGCGCTTCCCGATGAACTGTTTCACCGCTTCAAGGAGCGCTTCAGCGTGGAGATACTCGATGGCATTGGGTCCACGGAGATGCTGCACATATTTATCTCCAATCGCCCCGGCGATATTCGTCCCGGCACCAGTGGAAGGATCGTTCCGGGATACGAGGCCAGGATTGTGGATGAAGCGGGAAATGCGCTGGCGCCTGGCGATATTGGAAATCTCTGGGTGAGCGGCGATAGCGCCGCGGCATTCTACTGGCGCAAACACGGCAAATCCAAGGCCACCATGGTGGGCGAATGGCTGGTTACGGGCGACAAGTATTACGTCGATCCCGATGGCTATTTCTGCTATTGCGGCCGCGCCGACGACATGCTGAAGTGTTCAGGCCAGTGGGTCTCGCCGGTGGAAGTTGAGAATGCGATCATCGCTCATCCGAGCGTTCTGGAATCAGCCATCGTCGGCCAGGCGGACGAGGACGAGTTGGTGAAGCCCAAGGTCTTCATCGTTCTCAAGAATGGCGCGACAGCGCCAAACGAAGATGATCTGCGGACATTTTTGAAAGGGAAACTTGCTGGCTACAAAATTCCGCGCTGGGTCGAGATCGTTCCCGAGCTACCCAAAACAGCTACTGGGAAGATACAGCGATTCAAACTGCGTAGCTAA
- a CDS encoding PDZ domain-containing protein, translating into MKLLENRPQVARYLLASLMLVSLVLAVANWQQRRTVQIPSDGVLWSETALGLVARNIESGGPAARAGVRSGDILYATQNGGHTDQIKSLEELTRRLYAATPDTAVDYTVIREGAPLTIHLRLAARADSTPLQTVLWIAGLFYLMLGAWVLWRRMRAPRARLFVLYCLTSFVLFAFSYSGKFDSLDWLIYWTDAAAMLLQPALFAHFCLTYWQSAGANRPASSASAGNLRFGIYASATLLGLLHIGFALGVLTSASAPLSDSSWWMDRIETGYLAAMYMLGTGLLAAALRRATSRPSGSRQLWKQMAWVLGGALAGLAPFVVNYAVPYFLGIVAQPWMALSAMSLIALPAGMAYAMARHRLLDVDIAIGRGVAWTLATGLLVGCYMGAAALAGDLFRRTIPDVGTLGLIAAVIATGLLLRPLQSWIQRQLDESFLRHRYDYRQAVLYLGHQLGRHTDREEMVRSLLDPLTQLLELDRAAVFIPAANGGYQIFLECGMENDGLSADTRAQESASAGDGHTADFGYIGLLEESAGESGSRGLRRRRDWLHFPGWPEWDQADRDDSDPIHQEMWEHPQWHRSLRDMRMPYYFPCRAKDRLVAVLGLGRTTGGELLPEQDVALVETLCGYLALALESGSLLESLTEKARQYADLQQFGENILESINVGLLAVDLEDRVEAINTPLELMLPLPFRQAKGSPLHELLPADLLAEYDRSREDMGIHNINRYRVVGDNNGGSGQERVLNISIAPLLSRNCECIGRLMVFDDVTDRVALESQLAQADKLSSIGLLAAGVAHEVNTPLTVISTQAQMLQKALEKMLARPHQDRPTDAPAASPTGGNGSETAEKASKIVERIISQTFRASEIVNGLLKFSRSNLSRGNGPRDAATSGVAEDFAPVDMNQLISETLLLVDHPLRASQIQTETHLEPGLALISGHSGKLQQVLLNLILNARDAMAHGGRLRLTTWTEEGSVHVEVRDTGVGIAPEVLPRIYDPFFTTKWPGKIPGRDPANWTGLGLAVTYGIIQEHSAVIRVESKPGAGTRFELQFPALRKPVHA; encoded by the coding sequence GTGAAACTACTGGAAAACAGACCCCAAGTCGCGCGCTACCTCCTGGCATCGTTGATGCTGGTGTCGCTGGTCCTCGCAGTGGCCAACTGGCAGCAGCGGCGCACGGTTCAGATCCCATCCGATGGCGTGCTCTGGTCAGAAACCGCTTTGGGCCTGGTCGCCAGGAATATCGAATCCGGCGGGCCGGCGGCAAGGGCTGGCGTGCGCAGTGGCGACATTCTCTACGCCACCCAAAACGGCGGGCACACGGACCAGATTAAGTCGTTGGAGGAATTGACGCGCCGCCTCTACGCAGCCACCCCGGACACTGCCGTGGACTACACGGTCATCCGCGAGGGCGCGCCACTAACGATTCATCTGAGGCTGGCGGCTCGGGCCGACTCCACGCCGTTGCAAACTGTTCTGTGGATCGCCGGATTGTTCTACCTGATGTTGGGCGCATGGGTACTGTGGCGCAGAATGCGGGCTCCGCGGGCGCGGCTATTTGTGCTTTACTGCCTCACTTCATTTGTCCTGTTCGCCTTTTCTTACTCGGGAAAATTCGACTCACTGGATTGGCTCATCTATTGGACGGATGCGGCGGCAATGCTGTTGCAGCCGGCACTATTCGCGCACTTCTGCCTGACGTACTGGCAATCGGCTGGCGCGAATCGCCCAGCATCCTCCGCCAGCGCGGGGAACCTGCGCTTTGGCATTTACGCTTCGGCCACGTTGCTGGGTCTCCTCCACATTGGCTTCGCGCTCGGAGTACTCACATCCGCTTCGGCCCCCTTGAGCGACTCGAGCTGGTGGATGGATCGCATCGAGACCGGGTATCTGGCGGCGATGTACATGCTGGGCACGGGACTGTTGGCAGCGGCGCTGCGCAGGGCTACTTCTCGCCCGTCTGGGTCCCGCCAGCTTTGGAAGCAGATGGCTTGGGTGCTCGGCGGAGCGCTGGCGGGATTGGCTCCCTTCGTGGTGAACTATGCCGTCCCATATTTCTTGGGGATCGTTGCGCAACCGTGGATGGCGTTGTCGGCAATGTCGCTGATCGCGCTGCCCGCCGGCATGGCCTACGCCATGGCGCGCCACCGGCTTCTCGATGTGGACATTGCCATCGGTCGCGGCGTAGCCTGGACGCTGGCCACCGGCCTGTTGGTGGGATGCTACATGGGCGCTGCAGCGCTGGCGGGCGACTTGTTCCGCCGCACCATTCCAGATGTGGGAACCTTGGGGTTGATCGCAGCAGTGATCGCCACAGGTTTGCTGCTACGCCCTCTGCAAAGCTGGATTCAGCGCCAGTTGGATGAGAGTTTTCTCCGCCACCGCTATGATTATCGTCAGGCCGTCCTGTACCTGGGACATCAGCTTGGCCGCCATACGGACCGGGAGGAGATGGTCCGCTCGCTGCTTGATCCTCTGACGCAGTTGCTGGAGTTGGACCGCGCCGCCGTATTCATTCCCGCGGCAAATGGCGGTTACCAGATATTTCTGGAGTGCGGGATGGAGAACGACGGACTGAGCGCGGACACTCGCGCGCAGGAATCGGCGAGCGCTGGCGACGGGCACACTGCTGATTTCGGCTATATCGGCCTGCTGGAAGAATCCGCTGGCGAATCGGGGTCGCGGGGCCTGCGGCGGCGGCGTGATTGGTTGCATTTTCCCGGCTGGCCGGAATGGGACCAAGCGGACCGGGACGACTCCGACCCGATCCATCAAGAGATGTGGGAACACCCGCAATGGCACCGGTCCCTGCGTGACATGAGAATGCCGTACTACTTCCCATGCCGCGCCAAGGACCGCTTAGTGGCCGTGCTCGGCCTTGGCCGAACGACCGGAGGCGAGCTGCTCCCGGAGCAGGACGTCGCGCTGGTGGAGACGCTCTGCGGTTATCTGGCATTGGCGCTGGAGAGTGGTTCGCTGCTCGAGTCTCTCACCGAAAAGGCGCGGCAGTATGCCGACCTGCAACAGTTCGGCGAAAACATTCTGGAGTCCATCAACGTCGGCTTGCTCGCCGTGGATCTCGAAGACCGCGTAGAGGCCATCAATACACCGCTCGAGCTGATGCTTCCCCTGCCCTTCCGTCAGGCGAAAGGCAGCCCGCTGCACGAGCTGCTGCCCGCCGATCTGCTGGCTGAATACGACCGCAGCCGCGAAGATATGGGCATCCACAACATCAATCGCTATCGCGTCGTTGGTGACAACAATGGCGGTAGTGGACAGGAACGTGTCCTGAACATTTCCATCGCCCCGCTGCTTTCGCGCAACTGCGAGTGCATTGGCCGCCTGATGGTGTTTGATGATGTAACGGATCGCGTGGCTCTGGAGTCGCAGCTCGCGCAGGCTGACAAGCTCTCCTCCATCGGCTTGCTGGCGGCCGGCGTGGCGCATGAAGTCAACACACCGTTGACGGTCATCTCCACGCAGGCACAGATGCTGCAAAAGGCGCTGGAAAAGATGTTGGCCCGTCCGCATCAGGACCGACCGACTGACGCTCCTGCGGCATCGCCTACTGGCGGCAACGGGAGCGAGACTGCGGAAAAGGCTTCCAAAATTGTGGAGCGAATCATCAGTCAGACGTTCCGCGCATCGGAGATTGTCAACGGCCTACTGAAGTTCTCGCGCAGCAATCTCTCGCGAGGCAACGGCCCGCGCGATGCGGCAACGTCCGGCGTGGCTGAGGACTTCGCTCCGGTGGATATGAACCAATTGATCTCGGAAACTCTGCTGCTGGTGGATCATCCGCTCAGAGCGTCGCAGATTCAGACGGAAACGCATTTGGAACCAGGCCTTGCACTCATCTCCGGGCACAGCGGGAAACTACAGCAGGTGTTGCTGAACCTGATCCTCAACGCGCGCGACGCCATGGCGCACGGCGGTCGTCTGCGGCTGACCACGTGGACGGAGGAAGGCTCTGTGCATGTCGAAGTCCGCGACACTGGAGTGGGCATCGCGCCTGAAGTTCTGCCCAGGATTTACGATCCATTCTTTACCACCAAATGGCCGGGGAAAATTCCCGGACGCGATCCCGCCAACTGGACGGGGTTGGGATTGGCGGTCACCTACGGGATCATTCAGGAACACTCCGCCGTGATCCGTGTGGAGAGCAAGCCCGGCGCGGGAACCCGCTTCGAACTGCAATTCCCCGCATTGAGGAAACCTGTTCATGCCTGA
- a CDS encoding UbiX family flavin prenyltransferase, whose product MSSKIQKNGKPEPRRFIIGMSGATGAIYGIRMLQMLRTVPGVETHLVMSKAAERTIAYETSFTIDQVRALAHESYNILDIGAKPSSGSFPVEGMIVAPCAMKTLGAVANSLSLDLLSRSADVTLKERRKLVLMVREAPLHLGHLRLMVQAAEIGAIISPPVPAFYNFPKTLDDMVNHTVGRVLDLFGVDVNLVKRWEGMSAKNKKLASTK is encoded by the coding sequence ATGTCCAGCAAAATTCAGAAGAATGGCAAACCGGAGCCGCGCCGCTTCATCATCGGTATGTCCGGTGCGACGGGCGCGATCTACGGCATTCGCATGTTGCAGATGCTCAGAACCGTGCCGGGCGTGGAGACGCACCTGGTGATGTCCAAGGCGGCGGAACGAACGATCGCTTACGAGACGAGCTTTACGATTGATCAAGTGCGGGCGCTGGCGCATGAGTCGTACAACATTCTGGATATCGGCGCCAAACCCTCGAGCGGATCATTTCCCGTCGAGGGCATGATCGTCGCGCCCTGCGCCATGAAGACCCTCGGGGCGGTCGCCAACTCTCTGAGTCTGGACCTGCTCAGCCGCTCCGCCGACGTTACGCTCAAGGAGCGTCGCAAACTGGTACTGATGGTGCGAGAAGCCCCTCTACATCTGGGCCATCTGCGCCTGATGGTGCAGGCCGCCGAGATCGGGGCCATTATCTCGCCGCCGGTTCCGGCATTTTACAATTTCCCGAAGACACTTGACGACATGGTGAATCACACGGTCGGTCGCGTGCTCGATCTGTTCGGCGTAGACGTGAATCTCGTCAAACGCTGGGAAGGCATGAGCGCCAAGAACAAGAAGCTCGCCAGTACGAAGTGA
- a CDS encoding DUF120 domain-containing protein: MTHSDVWIIPGVVASGLGQGAFFVSIEWVRSRLTELMGIPPFPGTLNVRVAPQMWAALFAQRTRFDLVSEPGMAGSCPGYLAAITLRTHSESVQQAWVILPEVTVHTDILEIVSQHHLRNVLGLSDGDILEVIVSMPLD; encoded by the coding sequence ATGACTCATTCGGATGTGTGGATCATCCCCGGAGTGGTGGCCAGCGGTCTGGGCCAGGGTGCATTCTTTGTTTCTATTGAGTGGGTGCGTAGCCGATTGACTGAGTTGATGGGCATCCCGCCATTTCCTGGAACGTTGAATGTTCGCGTGGCTCCCCAAATGTGGGCGGCGTTGTTTGCGCAGCGGACGCGGTTTGACCTGGTCTCCGAGCCCGGCATGGCCGGCAGTTGTCCCGGATATCTCGCGGCGATCACCTTGCGCACTCACAGCGAGAGTGTGCAACAAGCATGGGTAATTTTGCCAGAGGTGACGGTGCATACCGATATTTTGGAGATCGTTTCGCAGCATCATCTGCGCAACGTGCTTGGCTTGAGCGATGGCGACATTCTCGAAGTGATTGTCTCTATGCCGCTCGATTAA